A stretch of Metabacillus sp. FJAT-52054 DNA encodes these proteins:
- a CDS encoding pseudouridine synthase, which produces MRIDKLLATIGYGSRKEVKKMLKTGAVLADGVVIKDAKTHVDPENQMVTVNGEQVEYREFIYLMMNKPPGVLSATEDIAQHTVIDLLTPEDAVREPFPVGRLDKDTEGLLVITNDGQLSHQLLSPKKHVPKTYYAVISGEVTESDISAFKIGVTLDDEYVTKPARLIILKSGETSEIELTITEGKFHQVKRMFEAVGKKVTYLKRLTMGDLELDEDLEPGEYRDLTDEEVEILRNSKPADFI; this is translated from the coding sequence ATGAGAATAGATAAACTTCTGGCTACAATTGGTTATGGAAGCCGCAAGGAAGTAAAGAAAATGCTGAAAACAGGCGCTGTGCTTGCGGATGGTGTCGTCATTAAGGATGCCAAGACACATGTGGATCCTGAAAACCAGATGGTGACGGTAAATGGTGAACAGGTAGAGTACAGGGAGTTTATTTACCTGATGATGAATAAGCCTCCCGGCGTTTTATCAGCTACAGAGGATATTGCACAGCATACGGTAATCGATCTGCTGACTCCAGAGGATGCGGTCAGAGAGCCTTTTCCAGTTGGCAGATTGGACAAAGACACGGAAGGCCTGCTTGTGATAACGAATGATGGACAGCTTTCCCACCAGCTTCTTTCTCCAAAAAAGCATGTTCCGAAAACGTATTATGCGGTTATTTCAGGTGAGGTCACGGAATCTGATATCTCTGCTTTCAAAATAGGAGTAACCTTGGATGATGAATATGTAACAAAGCCTGCGAGACTCATTATTCTAAAAAGCGGGGAAACCTCTGAAATTGAACTGACGATTACAGAAGGGAAGTTTCATCAGGTGAAAAGAATGTTTGAGGCGGTCGGTAAGAAAGTGACGTACCTAAAGCGGCTTACGATGGGTGATTTAGAGCTGGATGAGGATCTTGAACCTGGAGAGTACCGGGATTTGACCGATGAAGAAGTGGAGATTCTGCGAAATAGCAAACCGGCAGATTTTATATAA